A genomic segment from Nicotiana tabacum cultivar K326 chromosome 7, ASM71507v2, whole genome shotgun sequence encodes:
- the LOC107829810 gene encoding pectinesterase-like, protein MAFTHSLLVCFLLQFFFSASHASLSSDEICSNTPFPNLCKSLLPQNNSIDIYDSGRLSIQLSLSTTSQILKSINDFLNPINLLLPKSTSSALQDCKFLLGLNVDLLSNVAALTKKPKDFLENTEADDVVTWLSATITNKQTCLDGLLVAPSILQVSKLITPLISKGSMTCSVSLALFKNGWNPDSILGKVISWSMLKISQKVVVNPDGTGDYTTINDAIAAAPDNCPANEGYYQIYVVAGVYHEYVSIANNKKYLMMVGDGIDKAIITGNRNVPDGWTTFNSATFAVDGQGFVAVNITFKNTAGAAKFQAVAVRNSADLSAFYHCSFEGYQDTLYTYSLRQFYKDCNIYGTIDFIFGNAAVVFQNCNIYPRLPLRGQFNAITAQGRTDINQNTGISIHKCTITPASDLASYNGSNPVRTYLGRPWKEYSRTVCMQSFMDSFIHPDGWSIWTGDFALSTLCYAEYKNTGPGSDTSNRVTWPGYHGEINFLDASYFTVSNFIVGNYWLPWTGVPYTGGLYL, encoded by the exons ATGGCATTCACACATTCTCTCCTTGTATGCTTCTTACTTCAATTCTTCTTCTCTGCTTCTCATGCATCTCTCTCTTCTGATGAAATTTGCAGCAACACCCCTTTTCCTAACTTATGCAAATCTTTACTCCCTCAGAATAATTCTATTGATATTTATGACTCAGGAAGGCTCTCCATCCAGCTTTCCCTTTCAACAACTAGTCAGATTCTTAAATCAATCAATGATTTTCTCAATCCGATTAATCTATTACTGCCTAAAAGCACCAGTTCTGCCCTCCAAGATTGCAAGTTCCTCCTTGGCCTAAACGTTGATTTATTATCTAATGTTGCTGCCCTTACTAAGAAACCAAAAGATTTCCTTGAGAATACAGAAGCAGATGATGTAGTAACTTGGCTTAGTGCAACCATAACCAATAAACAAACTTGTTTGGATGGTCTTCTAGTTGCACCTTCAATTTTACAGGTTTCTAAGTTGATTACACCCTTAATTTCTAAAG GAAGCATGACGTGTAGCGTGTCACTCGCGCTCTTTAAGAATGGGTGGAATCCTGATTCTATTTTAGGGAAGGTAATAAGTTGGAGTATGCTGAAAATTAGCCAAAAGGTAGTAGTAAATCCTGATGGAACTGGGGATTATACTACTATCAATGATGCAATCGCAGCTGCCCCGGACAATTGCCCAGCAAATGAAGGCTATTACCAGATATATGTGGTTGCTGGTGTATACCATGAGTATGTTTCTATTGCTAACAACAAGAAGTATTTGATGATGGTCGGTGATGGCATAGACAAGGCTATAATCACTGGGAATAGAAATGTACCTGATGGATGGACAACTTTCAATTCTGCCACTTTTG CTGTAGATGGACAAGGATTTGTGGCAGTAAACATTACCTTTAAGAATACAGCAGGAGCAGCAAAATTCCAAGCAGTAGCCGTTAGGAATAGTGCTGATCTATCCGCATTCTACCACTGCAGCTTTGAAGGGTATCAAGACACTCTGTACACATATTCCCTGAGACAATTCTACAAAGACTGTAATATCTATGGGACTATAGATTTCATATTCGGAAATGCAGCAGTTGTTTTCCAAAACTGTAACATATATCCACGCCTTCCATTGCGCGGCCAGTTTAATGCAATTACAGCACAGGGCAGAACAGACATTAACCAGAACACAGGCATATCCATTCACAAATGTACCATTACTCCCGCTTCTGACTTAGCTTCGTATAATGGCAGTAATCCAGTACGGACATACTTAGGCAGGCCATGGAAAGAGTATTCGCGAACTGTTTGTATGCAATCATTTATGGACAGTTTTATTCATCCTGATGGTTGGTCGATTTGGACAGGAGATTTTGCGTTAAGTACATTGTGTTATGCTGAATATAAGAACACGGGCCCAGGATCGGATACCAGTAACAGggttacttggcctggttatcatGGTGAGATTAACTTCCTGGATGCATCTTATTTCACTGTCTCCAATTTTATAGTGGGGAATTATTGGCTGCCTTGGACTGGAGTCCCTTACACTGGTGGTTTATATTTATAA